TGGCGCCGAAGAGGAGGTAGGCGGTTATTCCACCAAGCACTGGGGAGAGCACCCACGATAGTGCGATGCTTCCTATCTGGTCCCATTGCACCATATCGGTTCCTCCGATATCGAGGAAGAATCCGAGGGTAAGCGAGGAGCCGACAATTCCGCCGATGATGGAGTGGGTGGTTGATACTGGCCAACCCATCCGGGTGGCGACTAGCAACCAGATCGCTGCACCTAACAGTGCGGACATCATGATGAAGGCGAAGTGTAGTGGGTCAAGGTCGATGGCGTCGAGGTCGACGATTCCGGATTTCACGGTATCGGTTACCTCACCACCAGCCAGAACCGCACCAGAGACTTCGAAGATGGCGGCTACCACCAGCGCTTGTTTCATTGATAGAGTGCCGGCGCCAACTGATGTTCCAAACGAGTTGGCAACGTCGTTGCCACCAATGTTAAAAGCCATGAATACACCGAAGGCGATGGTGGTAATCAAGATGAGCTTGTTGGCTTCGGGACCTACGTAGTCAAAGGACCAGAGTAAGAACACAATGATCGTGACGCTCAGCAGCCCGCCGAAGCTGATGTGCCACCATTTATCGTTGTTTGGTGGGCCTGGTGGAGCGACCGTCATGGTGGAGTTTGTCATGCGTGGTTCTTTCTTTTAAAAGATTGATGCAGAAAAAAGCTTGCAATCTAAAAGTGAACACTAGGTTAACCCTACCCCCGCTGGGGGTGGCTACAGCGCTTTGACCTCGGCGTATTGATTTTCGATACGTGGTTGGGTGCTGACAATAATGTGGGTGCGGCGCGAGCGTTTAATGCCACGTCGGGTCAATATAATCCCAGCGACCACTGCCACTGGCCAAAGCACCGGCAGGTTCAGCGCAATAAGTGCTGTCCCAACGAAACCACCCAGGATAATCGGGTTGACCTTGGTTACCAGCCATGCTGCCACTGGTGCTGCAATAACTCCACCGAGCATGAGCTGACCAATCGCAAAAAGGTGGGTGTCTAGTTGATCCCAGAGCCCAATGACAAATCCGATGGTTGCCGCGGTGGCGACCAGGAATTCTGCGGTGTTTACGGTTCCGATCACCCGACGTGGTTCGTCCTTTCCTAGTGCAAGTAGCGTCGAGGTTGTCATCGGCCCCCAGCCGCCGCCTCCGGTGGCGTCGACAAGCCCACCGACGGTGCCTAGCGCAACAATCATCGGGGTGGAATATTGCCTAGAGCTGGGTTTTCGGATGCGTCCGCGTGAGAACCGCCACAGCAAATTCGCACCCACTAATGCAAGAATGATGGCGGTTATTGGTTGGGCTGCGTTGGCGGAGATATGGGATAGCACGGTAGCACCGACACCTGCACCGACGGCGCCAGGAAGTCCGAGTCGGAAAACGATACGCCAGTTAACGTTGCCGAACCGCCAGTGCGCAAGACCGGAGGCTAGCGTTGTTCCCACTTCGGCTGCGTGCACTACTGCGGAAGCGTGGGCGGGGGTCATGCTCAGAAGGAGGATTGTTGTGGAGGTGACGCCGAATCCCATGCCCAGGCCGCCGTCGACAAGTTGGGCGATCGCGCCGGCTATCACTATGAGCATTGCATCCGCCTCCTTATTACCTCGGTCAGTTCTGTGATAAGCGGCGGCGAATAACTTATATCTGCACTCGGCGGGTGATTTTTCACCAACGCATCCAGCAATAAGCCGTGCGTGACAAACAATGGCACAACGTGCACCCGCCCGCTCGGTAACCGCCCGCCACGCCGGGTTGCAAACACTGCGGTGCCGCCAATGGTTGCAGCAAGCTTTTCGACGCTCACATTCGCCGCTTCATCGCTAGATCCCACTGCATAAACCACTGGTTGGGCTCCGGCCGGGACCCGGCGCGCCAACAATTCCGCGATTTCTGGACCGGTTCCTAAATGTGGCCGTAGGGAAATCGGTAGATCGCAGGAGGAAATTATTTCTGGGACGTCAACCCGATGGTGGTAGGCATCGGTGAATAGCAACGGAACAACCTGCGCCGAGTCGTATCCAGCTCGCGCGATCTTTCGGCAGATGACAGGCAATGTGTCTTCATGAAAATCCAGGTAAGAGGCGTATATCGGCGCTTTAGTGCGTCGGCTTACAGCTTGGGTGAGTTGCTGTATTCCCTCTACTGCTTTGGGGTGGCGGGAGCCGTGCACCAGCAACACGGTGGCAGTCATGTCACTAATCCCGCCGC
The nucleotide sequence above comes from Corynebacterium mustelae. Encoded proteins:
- a CDS encoding sulfite exporter TauE/SafE family protein → MLIVIAGAIAQLVDGGLGMGFGVTSTTILLLSMTPAHASAVVHAAEVGTTLASGLAHWRFGNVNWRIVFRLGLPGAVGAGVGATVLSHISANAAQPITAIILALVGANLLWRFSRGRIRKPSSRQYSTPMIVALGTVGGLVDATGGGGWGPMTTSTLLALGKDEPRRVIGTVNTAEFLVATAATIGFVIGLWDQLDTHLFAIGQLMLGGVIAAPVAAWLVTKVNPIILGGFVGTALIALNLPVLWPVAVVAGIILTRRGIKRSRRTHIIVSTQPRIENQYAEVKAL
- a CDS encoding sirohydrochlorin chelatase, whose product is MTATVLLVHGSRHPKAVEGIQQLTQAVSRRTKAPIYASYLDFHEDTLPVICRKIARAGYDSAQVVPLLFTDAYHHRVDVPEIISSCDLPISLRPHLGTGPEIAELLARRVPAGAQPVVYAVGSSDEAANVSVEKLAATIGGTAVFATRRGGRLPSGRVHVVPLFVTHGLLLDALVKNHPPSADISYSPPLITELTEVIRRRMQCS